One Helianthus annuus cultivar XRQ/B chromosome 12, HanXRQr2.0-SUNRISE, whole genome shotgun sequence genomic region harbors:
- the LOC110893433 gene encoding uncharacterized protein LOC110893433, with translation MQAITNTIQFHGGEDEDAPAHINRFSRMLSTFSLHGAPNDTTYLQLFPFSLADRAATWLDSQPTGTFTSWAGLRQALLNKYFPPAKESHLRDQIHSFRMEPDEPYYLAWERFQNLVARCSHHGLSDWALCEKFYNGLTQETRDRFDTNAGGHMMGILTVAECLERFEAFAQSQSQSRSDQRYQSGNSNTTTSAPTRGVNHITMDPSIAAVLENITGELKEIKAKVDKCEFCRGVHDTNACPLLVGEEQVDFVGGGLGRGQPSGFGSNFNSGWRNNTNFNNNNNFRSNGNPPAFQLAENPNRAGFILWWGFKWVVQ, from the coding sequence ATGCAAGCCATCACCAATACCATCCAGTTCCACGGCGGCGAGGACGAGGACGCCCCCGCCCACATAAACCGTTTCTCTCGTATGCTTTCCACTTTTAGCCTTCATGGAGCCCCAAACGATACTACCTATTTACAGCTTTTCCCCTTTTCACTAGCCGACCGTGCGGCTACTTGGTTGGATTCTCAGCCAACCGGTACTTTTACCAGTTGGGCGGGCCTTCGTCAAGCCTTATTGAACAAATATTTTCCGCCCGCTAAAGAATCACATCTTCGCGATCAAATTCACTCATTCCGCATGGAGCCCGACGAGCCCTATTACCTTGCTTGGGAGCGATTTCAAAACCTTGTCGCTCGATGCTCCCATCATGGTCTTTCTGATTGGGCCCTTTGTGAAAAATTTTATAACGGTCTCACCCAAGAGACTCGTGATCGTTTTGACACTAATGCGGGAGGTCATATGATGGGCATTCTTACTGTTGCCGAGTGTTTAGAGCGTTTCGAAGCATTTGCCCAATCTCAATCTCAGTCGCGATCTGATCAGCGGTATCAAAGTGGCAATTCAAATACCACTACTAGTGCACCCACTCGTGGGGTGAACCATATCACTATGGACCCTAGTATAGCCGCCGTATTAGAAAACATCACTGGAGAGCTCAAGGAGATTAAGGCAAAGGTTGATAAGTGTGAGTTTTGCCGAGGGGTTCATGATACGAATGCGTGTCCATTGTTAGTTGGTGAGGAGCAGGTCGATTTCGTGGGAGGGGGTCTAGGTAGAGGTCAACCTAGTGGATTTGGTAGTAATTTTAATTCGGGTTGGCGTAATAATactaatttcaataataataataattttcgtTCCAATGGTAACCCCCCTGCTTTCCAATTAGCTGAAAATCCAAATAGGGCAGGGTTCATTCTTTGGTGGGGGTTCAAATGGGTAGTTCAATAA